One genomic segment of Streptomyces sp. RKND-216 includes these proteins:
- a CDS encoding DUF4429 domain-containing protein, which produces MGDVLAGIHSSWEFDSDSVLIRFERGIRTPKLFHVLGERRIPYEALSRIELAPGGRRGTIVMRAVPRAGADPLVEAADGQLKETCDPYRLVLPAERELLADYYVSELRSALGPDAAEPAPAHLVAAPEPPMSFKAYDGKARFNGKEVSFRWFWTGASSAKWKAGDQTFAVGELEGVEWRSPEVFRGHLRLIPRGAAAPALRAFPGVEVDQDPAAVVFGLGYGLVHESLPFAAAVLAAVREAEPVPALDAATAPNPPGPGRGASDRRDPADIAERIRHLGELHEAGLLTDEEFSAKKADLLAEL; this is translated from the coding sequence ATGGGTGACGTTCTGGCGGGAATCCACTCCTCCTGGGAGTTCGATTCCGACTCCGTGCTCATCCGCTTCGAACGGGGGATCCGCACGCCGAAGCTCTTCCACGTGCTGGGAGAGCGGCGCATCCCGTACGAGGCACTGAGCCGGATCGAGCTTGCCCCCGGCGGGCGGCGCGGCACGATCGTGATGCGCGCGGTGCCGCGGGCCGGGGCCGACCCGCTGGTGGAGGCCGCGGACGGACAGCTCAAGGAGACCTGCGACCCGTACCGGCTGGTGCTTCCCGCGGAGCGCGAGCTGCTCGCCGACTACTACGTCAGCGAACTGCGTTCGGCACTCGGTCCGGACGCGGCCGAGCCCGCCCCGGCGCACCTGGTCGCCGCGCCCGAGCCGCCAATGTCGTTCAAGGCGTACGACGGCAAGGCGCGTTTTAACGGCAAGGAGGTGTCCTTCCGCTGGTTCTGGACGGGGGCGTCCTCGGCCAAGTGGAAGGCGGGCGACCAGACGTTCGCGGTGGGCGAGCTCGAGGGCGTGGAATGGCGCTCGCCCGAGGTCTTCAGGGGGCACCTGCGGCTGATCCCACGCGGCGCCGCCGCGCCCGCGCTACGCGCGTTCCCCGGCGTCGAGGTGGACCAGGACCCGGCCGCCGTGGTGTTCGGGCTGGGCTACGGACTGGTCCACGAGTCTCTGCCCTTCGCCGCCGCCGTGCTGGCCGCCGTACGGGAGGCGGAGCCGGTCCCGGCGCTGGACGCGGCCACCGCTCCGAACCCGCCAGGCCCCGGCCGCGGTGCGAGCGACCGGCGCGACCCGGCGGACATCGCCGAACGGATACGGCACCTCGGTGAGCTGCACGAGGCCGGGCTGCTCACCGACGAGGAGTTCTCGGCCAAGAAGGCGGACCTGCTCGCCGAGCTCTGA
- a CDS encoding TetR family transcriptional regulator codes for MTGLRERKKRRTRGALIRVAHELIVTRGYDDTTVDQIADAVDVSQRTFFRYFSSKEEVALALQDETEAGFYGAVRDRPAEESPIRALRNALDATWDHFGEAITEIVPIGLYMRMWQVIETTPSLLAAHLRRSTETEARLAALLTAREGLSPDDRRPRVLVASFTGVMRAAGREWGEGEDVTVEAARRTMDTYLDLMAPALSDDWSRR; via the coding sequence GTGACCGGACTGCGGGAGCGCAAGAAGCGGCGCACCCGAGGGGCCCTCATCCGGGTGGCGCACGAGCTGATCGTCACCCGGGGATACGACGACACCACCGTCGATCAGATCGCCGACGCCGTCGACGTCTCCCAGCGGACCTTCTTCCGGTACTTCTCCAGCAAGGAGGAGGTCGCGCTCGCGCTTCAGGACGAGACGGAGGCCGGCTTCTACGGGGCGGTGCGCGACCGCCCGGCAGAGGAGTCGCCGATCCGCGCCCTGCGCAACGCCCTCGACGCGACCTGGGACCACTTCGGCGAGGCCATCACCGAGATCGTGCCGATCGGCCTGTACATGCGGATGTGGCAGGTCATCGAGACGACGCCGTCGTTGCTCGCCGCACACCTGCGCCGGTCCACCGAGACGGAGGCCCGCCTCGCCGCACTGCTCACCGCCCGCGAGGGCCTGTCACCCGACGACCGGCGCCCCCGGGTGCTGGTCGCGTCGTTCACCGGCGTGATGCGGGCGGCCGGACGGGAGTGGGGCGAGGGCGAGGATGTCACTGTCGAGGCGGCACGCAGGACCATGGACACCTACCTCGACCTGATGGCGCCCGCGTTGAGCGACGACTGGAGTCGCCGATGA